In Tetrapisispora phaffii CBS 4417 chromosome 6, complete genome, a single genomic region encodes these proteins:
- the TPHA0F03300 gene encoding uncharacterized protein (similar to Saccharomyces cerevisiae HYP2 (YEL034W) and ANB1 (YJR047C); ancestral locus Anc_1.478), with the protein MSDEEQHTFETADAGSSLTYPMQCSALRKSGFVVIKGRPCKIIDMSTSKTGKHGHAKVHLVATDIFTGKKLEDLSPSTHNMECPFVKRTEFQLLDIDDGFLSLMTMEGDTKDDVKLPEGELGDKIQAAFDEGKDLMVTVISAMEEEAAISFKESAGAA; encoded by the coding sequence ATGTCTGACGAAGAACAACATACTTTCGAAACCGCCGACGCCGGTTCCTCTTTAACCTACCCAATGCAATGTTCCGCTTTGAGAAAGAGTGGTTTCGTCGTCATCAAGGGCAGACCATGTAAGATTATCGATATGTCCACCTCCAAGACCGGTAAGCACGGTCACGCCAAAGTCCATTTGGTCGCCACCGATATCTTCACCGGCAAAAAGTTGGAAGACTTGTCTCCTTCCACTCACAACATGGAGTGTCCATTCGTCAAGAGAACCGAATTCCAGTTGTTAGACATCGACGACGGTTTCTTATCCTTGATGACCATGGAAGGTGACACCAAGGACGACGTCAAGTTGCCAGAGGGTGAATTGGGTGACAAAATCCAAGCTGCCTTCGACGAAGGTAAGGACTTGATGGTCACTGTCATCTCCGCCATGGAAGAAGAAGCCGCCATCTCTTTCAAGGAGTCCGCCGGTGCTGCTTAA